One segment of Chelmon rostratus isolate fCheRos1 chromosome 17, fCheRos1.pri, whole genome shotgun sequence DNA contains the following:
- the adap2 gene encoding arf-GAP with dual PH domain-containing protein 2 isoform X1 codes for MANRERNKKILLELVKQADNSRCADCGAPDPDWASYKLGVFVCLNCSGIHRSLSSRVKSIKLDFWEDDLMEFMKTNGNASARALYEKAVPPYYYRPQENDCVVLREQWIRAKYERMEFTGETKYPPISYTTGFYEGMLWKKGKENTHFLKRKFVLSEREFTLTYYNKENESKGPKAVISIKDLNATFQPEKIGHPHGLQITYQDDDHTRSLYVYHESPEEIVTWYNVIRAARYAYLKTAYPTGSDEELIPKITRTYLKEGYMEKTGPLQKEPFKKRWFILDSENRKLFYFKGQLDAEELGVIFIGTESNGYSVRECIPTHARGNKWKCGVMVETPERQFVFMCEEEREQREWLDALRQVLHRPMAPQDYTIEASIKYKK; via the exons ATGGCGAACCGTGAACGCAACAAAAAGATCTTACTGGAACTCGTGAAGCAGGCGGACAACAGCCGGTGCGCTGACTGCGGCGCTCCCG ATCCAGACTGGGCATCCTATAagctgggtgtgtttgtgtgtctgaactGCTCTGGCATCCACCGCAGCCTGTCCAGTCGGGTCAAATCCATAAAGCTGGACTTCTGGGAGGATGACCTGATGGAG TTCATGAAAACCAATGGCAATGCCAGCGCTCGAGCTTTGTATGAGAAAGCTGTTCCACCGTACTACTATCGGCCTCAggaaaatgactgtgt TGTTTTAAGGGAGCAGTGGATTCGGGCCAAATATGAAAGGATGGAATTCACAGGAGAAACCAAGTATCCACCCATTTCATATACCACAG GGTTCTATGAAGGGATGCTGtggaagaaagggaaagagaacacacattttctgaagaGGAAGTTTgtgctgtcagagagagaatTTACCCTGACTTACTACAACAAGGAAAAT GAATCCAAAGGCCCTAAAGCTGTGATCTCTATCAAGGACCTAAACGCCACCTTTCAGCCTGAGAAAATTGGTCATCCTCATGGGCTGCAGATCACCTACCAAGATGACGATCATACCAGGAGCCTCTATGTTTATCATGAGAGTCCTGAG GAAATAGTCACGTGGTACAACGTCATCCGTGCTGCTCGCTATGCATACCTGAAAACGGCGTACCCAACTGGAAGCGACGAAGAA CTGATACCAAAGATAACAAGAACCTACCTCAAAGAAGGATACATGGAAAAGACAGGGCCATTG CAGAAGGAGCCATTCAAGAAGAGGTGGTTTATTTTGGACTCggaaaacaggaagttgttcTATTTCAAAGGCCAGTTG GATGCGGAGGAGTTAGGGGTCATATTCATTGGTACAGAGAGCAATGGTTACTCTGTGAGGGAGTGTATCCCAACGCATGCTCGGGGAAACAAGTGGAAGTGTGGTGTTATGGTGGAGACGCCGGAGCGACAATTTGTCTTcatgtgtgaggaggagagggagcagagagagtgGCTGGATGCCCTCAGACAGGTCCTTCACAGGCCCATGGCACCGCAGGATTATACCA TTGAAGCCAGCATCAAGTATAAAAAATGA
- the adap2 gene encoding arf-GAP with dual PH domain-containing protein 2 isoform X2: MANRERNKKILLELVKQADNSRCADCGAPDPDWASYKLGVFVCLNCSGIHRSLSSRVKSIKLDFWEDDLMEFMKTNGNASARALYEKAVPPYYYRPQENDCVVLREQWIRAKYERMEFTGETKYPPISYTTGFYEGMLWKKGKENTHFLKRKFVLSEREFTLTYYNKENESKGPKAVISIKDLNATFQPEKIGHPHGLQITYQDDDHTRSLYVYHESPEEIVTWYNVIRAARYAYLKTAYPTGSDEELIPKITRTYLKEGYMEKTGPLQKEPFKKRWFILDSENRKLFYFKGQLLKPASSIKNELQRGLSTG, translated from the exons ATGGCGAACCGTGAACGCAACAAAAAGATCTTACTGGAACTCGTGAAGCAGGCGGACAACAGCCGGTGCGCTGACTGCGGCGCTCCCG ATCCAGACTGGGCATCCTATAagctgggtgtgtttgtgtgtctgaactGCTCTGGCATCCACCGCAGCCTGTCCAGTCGGGTCAAATCCATAAAGCTGGACTTCTGGGAGGATGACCTGATGGAG TTCATGAAAACCAATGGCAATGCCAGCGCTCGAGCTTTGTATGAGAAAGCTGTTCCACCGTACTACTATCGGCCTCAggaaaatgactgtgt TGTTTTAAGGGAGCAGTGGATTCGGGCCAAATATGAAAGGATGGAATTCACAGGAGAAACCAAGTATCCACCCATTTCATATACCACAG GGTTCTATGAAGGGATGCTGtggaagaaagggaaagagaacacacattttctgaagaGGAAGTTTgtgctgtcagagagagaatTTACCCTGACTTACTACAACAAGGAAAAT GAATCCAAAGGCCCTAAAGCTGTGATCTCTATCAAGGACCTAAACGCCACCTTTCAGCCTGAGAAAATTGGTCATCCTCATGGGCTGCAGATCACCTACCAAGATGACGATCATACCAGGAGCCTCTATGTTTATCATGAGAGTCCTGAG GAAATAGTCACGTGGTACAACGTCATCCGTGCTGCTCGCTATGCATACCTGAAAACGGCGTACCCAACTGGAAGCGACGAAGAA CTGATACCAAAGATAACAAGAACCTACCTCAAAGAAGGATACATGGAAAAGACAGGGCCATTG CAGAAGGAGCCATTCAAGAAGAGGTGGTTTATTTTGGACTCggaaaacaggaagttgttcTATTTCAAAGGCCAGTTG TTGAAGCCAGCATCAAGTATAAAAAATGAACTCCAGAGAGGTCTATCAACAGGATGA